The Thermoplasmata archaeon DNA window GACTCGGTGATGCAGATCGCCGCCGACCTCGGCTACCCGGTGGTCGAGAAGCTCGTCTCGGTGAACGAGCTCCTTACGGCCGACGAGGCGTTCTTCACCGGCACCTACGCGGAGATCGCCCCGATCAAGGAGGTCGGCCACTACGCGATCGGCGCGCGCGCGCCCGGGCCGATCACGGCGGGCATCATGGCGTCGTTCGCGCGGATCGTCCGGGGGCAGGAACCCAAGTTCGCCGGCTGGCTCTCGCCGGTACCGGCCTCGGCCCGGACCGCGCCCCGCGTCCGGAAGTAGGCCTCAGTCCTCGTCGTCCATCGGCGGCGCCGCCGGCGGCGCCGGGTGATCGCAGGCGTGCACCTGGGGGTCGGGTCGCCAGACGAGCTCGAGCCGAAGACCGTCGGGACCCCGCAGGTACAGCGAGCGCGAGTCGTTGCGCTCCTTCTCGCCCGTGATGACCACCCGGGAGCGGGCCACGCGGTTCCGCAAGCCGGTCCACTCGCTGACGCGGAAGGCGAGGTGGTCGACCGAGGTCGCCGTCTCCCCCTTGCCGAGATCGTGCAAGCCGAGCACCTGGTCCCCGAACAGAAGGTAGGTGTGATCGGTACCCTCGCCGATCACGTCCATCCCGAGCTGTTCGACGAAGAAGCGGCGCAGCTTGTCCCGGTTCCTCACCTTGAGGTCGACGTGGTCGAAGCCGACCATGCCAAAATCCCGGGGCGGAGTCTTCGGGGGCACGGGGCACGACCAGCGCACGGGCGTATATGCTCTACCGCGACGCAGCGCTCGCACCCACCGTCGCCGAGTCCCGGCCGCTCGCCGGACGGACCGGCGGGCTCGGGGTGCGTTAGCGTTATTCCGAGCGCGTGCGGTCGCTCCGCGCATTGGCCGGGCTGATCGATCACGAACCGGAGCTGCTGGCGCTCGTCCGACGCGTCGGCCGACGCACCTCCTTCGCGGAGGTGTATGCGGAGCAGCACACCGGCGAGGACATCATGCGAAGCACTCGGTGGCTTCGGGTCGTCCGCTCTCCGGGCCTCTCCGGATTCGCCGTACGAGCCTGGGCCGGCGTACGGTGGGTCGAGGCCGCCGGCTCCGACTTCGAAGCGAGTTCGATCTCCCAATCCGCGGAGGCGGTCGAGCGACGGCTCTCCGCCGCCGGGAAGATCGGCGATCCACCGGGGATCTCGTCGTCGCTCACCGGGCGCTTCGAGACGCGTCCCGCGCGCCTCCTGTCGGACGAGGGGACCGAGGCCCTGACCCAGCGGACGGACGAGCTGCTCGCGCCCATGCGCGATCGCCCGGGGATACGGGTGGCGACGGTCTCGCTGGGCTGGGAGGACCACGAGCGCCTGTACCTCAATTCGGCCGGCGCGCACTGCTGGTCCCGGATCACGCGGTCCGGAGGCTCGGCGCTCGCCGTCGCCTCCGAGGCCGGACGAACCCAGGTTGACCGGCGTCACGTCGGGGCCGCGGGCGGGCGGGAGATCACGGACCCGTTCGATGAGCAGGTCACCGCTACGGTCGCGGACGGAGCGCGCGCGATGCTGGCGGCGAAAGCCCCGCCCACCGGCCTGATGAATGTCATCCTCGACCCCGGTGCGACCGCAACGTTCAGCCACGAGTCGCTGGGCCATGGCGCCGAGGCCGACCAGTTCGTTCGCAACCGGTCGTATCTGCGACCGCTGCTCGGGCAGATGATCGCACCGGAGTTCGTCACGCTAGTGGACGATGGCACGGTGCCCGGGGGATGGGGGTCGCTACCGTTCGACGACGAGGGGAACCCGGGCCAGCGGACGGTCCTGATCGATCGGGGAAAGTTCGTGGGCGCGCTGCACGACCGGAGCACCGCCGCCGCCCTGGGCGCCCGCCCCACGGGCAACACGCGGCGTGCGACGTTCGCCCACCGCGCCTATGTGCGAATGACCAACTCGTTCCTGGAGGCCGGCGACCGGGAGCTCGACGACCTCGTCGCCGAGGCCGGCGACGGCGTCCTGCTCGAGAACTGGTTCAGCGGGGTCGAGGACCCTGCCGGCGGCCAGATGCAGATCAAGGTGCTCAAGGGCCACCGGATCGAGCACGGCCGACTGACCGACCTCCTGGGCGCGATGGCGCTGTCCCGTCCGGTCCTCGACTTCCTCAAGGAGATCCGCGGGATCGCGAAGCGCGAGCTGTTCGAGTGGACTCCGGGGACCTGCGGCAAGGGCCGGACCGAGTTCCTGCCGGTCGGGGACGGCGGGTCCTACGTGCTCTCGCGAGGGGTGATCGGACCCACATGAGCGCCCGCGCGCCCGACGCCGAGATCGCGTTCCGGGTCGCCGACCGGCTGGGCAAGCTCGACGGGGCCTGGGACGTCTACGGCGAGCGGGCGCGCCGGTTCGACGTGCACCTGAACGGCCCGTCGGTCGAGCTCGCTCGTGGGCCGATCGTGCTGGAAGGGTACTCGATCCGACTCATGCGCGCGCGTGCCGGCCGCCTCGGGACCGCCTCCCAGGCCTCCACCGACGCGACGGAGGCCGGCGTCCGCCGCGCGATCGAGTCGGTCCAGACTGCGGTCGCGCTCAGCGATTTCCCCGCGAGCAGCGTCGAGCTGCCGGCGAGCAACGGATCGGCCCCCCTGCCGGACATCGCGGACCCCACGCTGTGGAACGATCCGACGCGCGCGCTGGAGGAGTACATTGCGGCCCTCCTTCACGCGTTCGAGCGGGAGCGCGGGGTCGTGCCCAGCTTCGGTGCGATCGGGGTCACGCTCACCGAGGTGAGCGTGGCGAACTCCTCGGGACTGGAGATCAGCTACCCCCACACGCTGGTCGACGTCGAGCTCGGTGTGAAGGCCTACGCCGGACCCGAGGGCCCGGTGCCCGGCGAGTACTGGGTCCTGCAGCAGGCGCGACGTCTCGAGATCGATCGCCTGCCCTCACGGGTCCCGGACTGGTCCCGGTACGCGCGCGACGCTCGCGCCGCGGTCCTCCCTCCGACCGGCGCGACGTCCGTGGTGATCCCGCCCAGCGTCCTGGACGACATCCTGCCGGCCGCGCTCGCCGTCCCCTTCAGCGGCGTGGGACGGCTCAACGGGATCGCCCCGGAGATCGGCGAGGCCGTCGGCGCCACGCCGCTCGAGCTCGCCGACGACCCGACCGTTCCCTGGGCGGTCGGCTCGGCGCCGGTCGACGACGAGGGCACGACCGCGGGCCGACATTCGCTGGTCACCGAGGGAAAGGTCGCCTCGCTGCTCTACGACGTCCGGCACGGAGCGGCGCTGGGCGCGCGCTCGACGGGCAGCGGCTGGCGGCGCGCCGAGACGCAACCGTTTCCGTGGGCGCGCTTCACCGAGCCCCCGAGCCCCGAGCCCAGTACGCTCGTCATCCCGCCGGGGACCGGCGGCACCGACAACGAGCTGTGCGAGACGGCGGGGGACGGCGTCTGGCTCGTGCAGATCGGCTACCCCTCCGGAGAGCCCTCGACCTCGGCGTTCGGCGGCGAGATCCGGATGGGCTATCGGATCCGTCACGGGAAGCTCGCCGAGCCGGTCCGCGGAGGGACGGTCGGTGGGCGGATCCTGGCGGGTCCGGGAGACCCGTCGGTCTTCCGGGACCTGGCCAGCATCGGGTCACAGCCGCGGCTGCGAGGTCGGATCCTCGCCCCGGCGCTGCTCGTGAAACCCATGGAGCTGTCCGGCGAGGGTGCCGGGGCGGCTACGGCCGCGAAGTGAGCTCGATCAGGATCGTCTTGCACTGCGGGCAGCGCAGGGCCGGCAGGCTCGCCGAGTAGGTGCCTCCGAAGCCCGTAGGGGCGAGGACCTCGAGCCCGGTCGGCCGCGGGCGGGAAGCCGGGTGATCGTGCGCCCAGAACAGACCGGAGCCGTTGGAGCTCGTGACGTATCCGGGCTCGAGAACGGCCCCGCAGGTGGCGCACGTCCGCTCGGCCATCCGTCTACCCACAGAGCCCACGGGCTCCGGGTATCTTTCGTTTGCGTTGGATATCCCGAGTTACGTGCAATCGGCGTTACAGCTAAGGAGGGGTAGTTCCTTCGGGGCCCCGAAAAAAGTCCGACCCCCGCGGAGCCGGGAACTCCGCGGGGGCCTTAGCATCGTGATCGAGGAGGAGGCTCAGCTCCTGCGCTCGCCCTCCCGCGAGCGGGAAGCCAGGCGCTGGGCGCCGGAGCGGAAGGTCGGGATGAGCCAGGACGGCCAGCCGGTGAGGTCGTAGACGTGCGTCCGAGGCGGGGGAGCCATCGCGATCAGGAGGTCGCGGGCCATCGTGTGGGGCTGGTCGACGAGGGTCGGCGTCAATGCGATTCGGGGGCGCTCGGTCCGCAACATCAGAAGATCCCTCCCAGATCCGGCGGCGGAAGATACGGGAGCGTGAGGGCGCGGTTGCGGCGGTGGACCTCTTCCTCGCGAGGCGGCAGGGGCAGGGAGCCGATCGAGACCGGGATCTCCGAGGTCGGCGCCTTCGCGAGGTCCGGCACGAGGTGCCCGACCCGGGAAGGTGGCGGTCGGCTGACGACCGCGAACGACCCCTCGACGAGCGCGGGGCACTGGCCCGAGCCGCGGTGCAGGAACGAGTACTGCCGGTCGGAGTGCGCCGTGCCGCAGGTGGGGCACACGTCGGCCACCTCGAGCATCGTTCCGATGCCCCCGAGATAGGCCCCGCTCGCTTCCTCCGCGCTCATCACGGAAGGACCTGTGGGGGAAATTGATACTTAAACGTCAGGCGATAAATTGTACAAACTAACTCTAAGTACCACCGGGCCGCTACCGGTGGCCGGATGGGCGGCCGCAGCCTGCTCCCGACCGAGATCCTCGACTATGTCGAGACGCACGCCCCGCCGGCGGACTCCCCCTATGGGATCAGCCAGCGAGAGCTCGCCAAGGCGCTGGGTTACC harbors:
- a CDS encoding TldD/PmbA family protein translates to MSARAPDAEIAFRVADRLGKLDGAWDVYGERARRFDVHLNGPSVELARGPIVLEGYSIRLMRARAGRLGTASQASTDATEAGVRRAIESVQTAVALSDFPASSVELPASNGSAPLPDIADPTLWNDPTRALEEYIAALLHAFERERGVVPSFGAIGVTLTEVSVANSSGLEISYPHTLVDVELGVKAYAGPEGPVPGEYWVLQQARRLEIDRLPSRVPDWSRYARDARAAVLPPTGATSVVIPPSVLDDILPAALAVPFSGVGRLNGIAPEIGEAVGATPLELADDPTVPWAVGSAPVDDEGTTAGRHSLVTEGKVASLLYDVRHGAALGARSTGSGWRRAETQPFPWARFTEPPSPEPSTLVIPPGTGGTDNELCETAGDGVWLVQIGYPSGEPSTSAFGGEIRMGYRIRHGKLAEPVRGGTVGGRILAGPGDPSVFRDLASIGSQPRLRGRILAPALLVKPMELSGEGAGAATAAK
- a CDS encoding TldD/PmbA family protein; this translates as MAGLIDHEPELLALVRRVGRRTSFAEVYAEQHTGEDIMRSTRWLRVVRSPGLSGFAVRAWAGVRWVEAAGSDFEASSISQSAEAVERRLSAAGKIGDPPGISSSLTGRFETRPARLLSDEGTEALTQRTDELLAPMRDRPGIRVATVSLGWEDHERLYLNSAGAHCWSRITRSGGSALAVASEAGRTQVDRRHVGAAGGREITDPFDEQVTATVADGARAMLAAKAPPTGLMNVILDPGATATFSHESLGHGAEADQFVRNRSYLRPLLGQMIAPEFVTLVDDGTVPGGWGSLPFDDEGNPGQRTVLIDRGKFVGALHDRSTAAALGARPTGNTRRATFAHRAYVRMTNSFLEAGDRELDDLVAEAGDGVLLENWFSGVEDPAGGQMQIKVLKGHRIEHGRLTDLLGAMALSRPVLDFLKEIRGIAKRELFEWTPGTCGKGRTEFLPVGDGGSYVLSRGVIGPT
- a CDS encoding PF20097 family protein — translated: MAERTCATCGAVLEPGYVTSSNGSGLFWAHDHPASRPRPTGLEVLAPTGFGGTYSASLPALRCPQCKTILIELTSRP
- a CDS encoding VOC family protein; translated protein: MPPKTPPRDFGMVGFDHVDLKVRNRDKLRRFFVEQLGMDVIGEGTDHTYLLFGDQVLGLHDLGKGETATSVDHLAFRVSEWTGLRNRVARSRVVITGEKERNDSRSLYLRGPDGLRLELVWRPDPQVHACDHPAPPAAPPMDDED